In Desulfuromonas sp. KJ2020, a single window of DNA contains:
- a CDS encoding helix-turn-helix domain-containing protein, which yields MKIKKIVGKKLKAIRLKNDLTIQELADRSTVSSNMISRIERGLTIPSVEILMKLAGVFNKSINYFVEEVTTTHEVVFSSPGKRDKTVYDDEFNMHTESFTSGLRDPQFSSFFCTVKKGGTSGRKNMYHPGDELIYVLEGSLLVDIAGDKYTLHTGDSLSFKSHLPHRWDNIGENDAKVIWTLSPFTTI from the coding sequence ATGAAAATAAAAAAAATTGTCGGTAAAAAACTCAAGGCAATCCGCTTAAAAAATGACCTGACTATACAGGAACTGGCCGACAGGTCCACCGTTTCCTCCAACATGATTTCCCGCATCGAACGCGGCCTGACGATTCCCTCCGTCGAAATCCTGATGAAGCTTGCTGGCGTTTTCAATAAAAGCATCAATTATTTCGTCGAAGAGGTCACCACCACGCATGAGGTGGTTTTTTCATCACCCGGCAAAAGAGACAAGACCGTCTACGACGATGAGTTCAACATGCATACCGAATCTTTTACCTCAGGATTGCGCGATCCCCAGTTTTCATCCTTTTTCTGTACGGTAAAGAAGGGGGGAACAAGCGGTCGCAAGAATATGTACCACCCTGGAGATGAACTCATTTATGTGCTGGAGGGGAGCTTGCTGGTTGACATCGCCGGGGACAAATATACCTTGCACACCGGGGACAGCCTTTCTTTTAAGTCGCATTTGCCTCATCGATGGGATAATATCGGCGAAAATGATGCCAAGGTCATCTGGACCCTCTCGCCCTTCACAACGATCTGA
- the bioA gene encoding adenosylmethionine--8-amino-7-oxononanoate transaminase, which produces MDTQTLLQLDRDHVWHPCTQQKDHEKLPPIAIERAEGVYLIDKSGHRYIDAVSSWWVNLFGHNHPRLNNALKTQIDKVSHHIFAGFTHEPAVELASRLCRLAPAGLNRVFFTDNGSSAVEAALKMSFQYWQQTQRPQKTKFVSLTDAYHGETVGALSVSGCSLYKDIYRPILLEGFQVQGPDCFRCPYGLQRESCPAPCFEALGKLVADQHQEIAGIIVEPLLQAAAGMRIYPPSYLRQLRELCDRFEVHYIADEIATGFGRTGKMFANDHAGVSPDLLCLSKGITGGTMPLAVVLATDRMYDAFYGDYVDLKAFLHSHSYTGNPLACAVAVEVLHIFEQENILDSLAPKTALLADSQSRFEALPHVGEVRQLGMVWAAEMVQKKAGKIPYPWQERRGLEVYKCALERGVVLRPLGNVIYCMPPLTTTENELREILDVAYEAIAEVTRS; this is translated from the coding sequence ATGGATACCCAGACTCTCCTCCAACTGGACAGGGACCATGTCTGGCACCCCTGCACCCAGCAAAAGGACCATGAAAAACTGCCGCCGATTGCTATTGAGCGCGCCGAGGGGGTCTATCTCATAGACAAATCCGGCCACCGCTACATCGATGCCGTATCATCCTGGTGGGTCAATCTCTTCGGTCACAACCACCCGCGCCTCAATAATGCCCTGAAGACCCAGATCGACAAAGTCTCTCATCATATTTTTGCCGGCTTCACCCATGAACCCGCGGTGGAACTTGCCAGCAGGCTTTGCCGTCTGGCTCCGGCGGGTCTGAACCGGGTGTTTTTTACGGACAACGGTTCTTCGGCCGTGGAAGCGGCCCTGAAGATGAGCTTTCAGTATTGGCAGCAGACGCAGCGACCGCAGAAAACCAAATTCGTCTCCCTGACGGACGCCTATCATGGTGAAACAGTGGGAGCGTTATCGGTGAGCGGCTGCAGCCTCTACAAGGACATCTATCGCCCTATCCTGCTGGAGGGATTTCAGGTGCAGGGCCCTGACTGCTTTCGCTGTCCCTACGGACTGCAGCGGGAATCCTGCCCGGCGCCCTGCTTTGAGGCTCTGGGAAAATTAGTGGCAGACCAGCATCAAGAAATAGCCGGCATCATTGTCGAGCCTCTTCTGCAGGCAGCTGCCGGCATGCGCATCTATCCGCCAAGCTACCTGCGCCAATTGCGCGAACTCTGCGACCGGTTTGAGGTTCACTACATCGCTGACGAAATCGCCACCGGTTTTGGTCGGACGGGCAAAATGTTCGCCAATGATCATGCCGGAGTTTCTCCCGATCTCCTGTGTCTTTCCAAGGGCATCACGGGGGGCACCATGCCTCTGGCCGTGGTCCTTGCCACGGACCGGATGTACGACGCCTTCTATGGGGATTACGTCGACCTCAAGGCGTTTCTCCATTCCCACTCCTATACGGGCAACCCCCTGGCCTGCGCCGTGGCTGTGGAAGTTCTCCATATTTTCGAGCAGGAGAACATTCTGGACTCCCTTGCCCCTAAAACAGCCCTGCTAGCCGACAGCCAGTCGCGCTTTGAGGCTTTGCCCCATGTCGGCGAGGTCCGGCAGTTGGGTATGGTCTGGGCTGCTGAAATGGTCCAGAAGAAAGCCGGTAAAATACCTTACCCCTGGCAGGAAAGAAGGGGGCTGGAAGTATACAAATGCGCCCTTGAGCGAGGCGTAGTTCTTCGGCCATTGGGAAACGTCATTTACTGCATGCCGCCTTTGACCACCACGGAAAACGAACTGCGAGAGATTCTCGACGTGGCCTACGAGGCGATTGCAGAGGTAACACGTTCGTAA
- a CDS encoding Ppx/GppA phosphatase family protein yields MARSDLTAAIDIGSNTVRLLIASVGQGTIEPVCYFRKITRLAGGFAEDTGLAPAAMARTLTALLEIRAILLRYGIENPRAVGTEALRKACNGRDFVQEVSRTAGFHLEIIDGPTEARLSCLGVLSAIHPLPDKCLIFDIGGGSTEFILWQNGKIKFQASYPLGVVRLSESGQDPEKQDDILTRILATVEQDLQDGGFFAEILEPEVLLVGTAGTVTTLAAIDLELRQYDREKVNNHILSYDKLEQMLQVLAKLQLAEREKIPGMEEGRGDLIVPGLRVVLSLMPLFQKNSLVVSDAGLLEGIILDLNDRCMV; encoded by the coding sequence TTGGCCAGAAGTGATCTGACCGCCGCCATCGATATCGGCAGCAACACGGTTCGGCTGCTGATCGCTTCAGTAGGTCAGGGGACTATTGAGCCTGTTTGTTACTTTCGTAAAATCACCCGACTGGCCGGCGGTTTTGCAGAGGACACCGGGCTTGCCCCAGCTGCGATGGCGAGAACGCTCACGGCGCTGCTGGAAATCAGAGCGATTCTCCTGCGATACGGGATTGAAAATCCTCGTGCCGTTGGCACAGAGGCTCTCCGTAAAGCGTGCAATGGTCGAGATTTCGTTCAGGAAGTCAGCCGTACCGCCGGATTTCACCTTGAAATCATTGACGGTCCGACGGAAGCACGCCTCAGCTGTCTGGGTGTTCTTTCCGCAATCCATCCCCTCCCTGATAAGTGCCTGATTTTTGATATCGGTGGGGGCAGCACCGAATTTATTTTATGGCAAAACGGGAAGATTAAATTCCAGGCCAGCTATCCCCTGGGCGTGGTGCGGTTGAGTGAAAGCGGCCAAGATCCTGAAAAGCAGGACGACATCCTCACCCGGATATTGGCAACCGTTGAGCAAGACCTGCAAGATGGAGGATTTTTTGCCGAGATTCTTGAGCCCGAGGTTCTTTTGGTTGGCACGGCGGGGACTGTGACGACCTTGGCTGCCATCGATCTTGAATTGAGGCAGTATGACCGTGAAAAAGTCAACAACCACATCCTGTCCTATGACAAATTAGAGCAGATGCTACAAGTGCTGGCAAAACTCCAGCTCGCGGAACGCGAAAAAATCCCCGGAATGGAGGAGGGGAGGGGGGATTTGATTGTCCCTGGCTTGCGAGTCGTTCTTTCCCTCATGCCCCTGTTTCAGAAAAACTCGCTGGTGGTAAGCGACGCCGGTCTGCTCGAAGGGATTATCCTCGATCTTAACGACAGGTGCATGGTCTGA
- a CDS encoding lipopolysaccharide assembly protein LapB, protein MSFFSRLFKSDPVDALKKAFEQKQYAEVLSRSQTLAMEELEPAIRQEVEGILTAAGDALARINLEEGEAFLRAGDRDRAADHFVLASTQAKSDSLREKIEENLHSTRTKTSTTKYSPAGHSDNCAGSCCPPGGTAGPLDESDLPPEEEFELVLAGYPMEWAEKYVDLPPAFFEGFLFSHRGDSDTALTFFEQVPVDTQNAIFFFERGSTYGRLGKTDKALADLRRCHELEPESLIVLETLIHLEKSTKQGTLAETRLQDLLEKGYEPAFCHGQLAVLNAIKQDTDKALEHGTQAVRTGSKDPEVIFLTASLLEGRDRLAEAEALLGKLQGGGCGGVNIPLAEFWLRHQKNIDKALESFKKASAHEPQNLKWPFRMAEAYLAKGWKREGEDIIKNLLQSGDLDPQLAQKGQQYLEGGR, encoded by the coding sequence ATGAGTTTCTTCTCCAGACTGTTCAAATCCGATCCTGTCGACGCCCTAAAAAAAGCCTTTGAGCAAAAACAATACGCCGAAGTGTTGTCCCGGTCGCAAACTCTGGCAATGGAAGAACTCGAACCTGCCATTCGTCAGGAGGTAGAGGGGATTTTGACCGCCGCCGGTGATGCCCTCGCCCGTATCAACCTTGAAGAAGGAGAAGCTTTTTTGCGCGCCGGCGACAGGGACCGGGCGGCCGACCACTTCGTGTTGGCCTCCACCCAGGCCAAAAGCGATTCGTTGCGCGAAAAGATTGAGGAGAATCTGCATTCCACGCGCACCAAAACCTCGACAACAAAATATTCGCCCGCTGGGCACTCGGACAACTGCGCTGGCAGTTGCTGTCCTCCGGGGGGCACTGCCGGCCCCCTGGATGAGAGCGATTTGCCACCCGAGGAGGAGTTTGAGCTTGTTCTGGCCGGCTACCCCATGGAGTGGGCGGAAAAATATGTCGATCTGCCCCCTGCCTTCTTTGAAGGGTTTCTTTTTTCCCATCGCGGCGACAGCGATACCGCCCTGACTTTTTTTGAGCAGGTCCCGGTTGATACCCAAAATGCCATTTTCTTTTTTGAAAGGGGATCTACTTACGGACGGCTGGGCAAGACAGACAAGGCCCTTGCGGATCTGCGGCGATGTCATGAACTTGAGCCTGAAAGCCTGATAGTCCTTGAAACCCTGATTCATCTTGAAAAATCTACCAAGCAGGGGACCCTGGCAGAGACCCGACTGCAGGATCTGCTGGAAAAGGGGTATGAACCTGCTTTTTGTCATGGTCAGTTGGCCGTCCTCAATGCCATCAAACAAGACACGGACAAAGCCTTGGAACACGGTACCCAGGCAGTTCGGACCGGCTCGAAGGATCCTGAAGTCATTTTTCTGACGGCTTCACTGCTGGAAGGCCGCGACAGGCTGGCAGAGGCTGAAGCTCTTCTGGGTAAACTTCAGGGGGGTGGTTGTGGCGGGGTTAACATCCCCTTGGCTGAATTTTGGCTACGGCACCAGAAAAACATAGATAAGGCGCTGGAATCTTTCAAAAAGGCTTCCGCGCACGAACCTCAAAATCTGAAGTGGCCCTTCCGCATGGCTGAGGCCTATCTGGCCAAGGGATGGAAAAGGGAAGGGGAGGACATTATAAAAAACCTTCTTCAGTCTGGAGATCTTGATCCCCAGCTTGCCCAAAAAGGACAACAGTATCTTGAAGGCGGAAGGTAA
- the bioB gene encoding biotin synthase BioB: MLKRPLDITEKVLSGERLTKDEALTILKAENAELSYFFAGAQRIREKFHAAKVSLCAIINAKSGICPENCAFCAQSSHYQTDAPVFPLKTVEEIFSGARSAQQAGAHCYGIVTSGTSISTEDELNTVLQAIRQIRRELSVEPSASLGLLDDASAQALAAAGCVTYHHNLETAPSFFPNICSTHPYELDLNTVRLAKAAGMRVCSGGILGLGESLEQRIELAETLRDLEVDSVPLNFLTPVEGTPLENCPPISPMDCLRAIAMFRFILPDRSIRVCGGREQNLRDLQSMIFMAGANGMMVGNYLTVHGRNLEEDRQMIIDAEVAVHEL, translated from the coding sequence ATGTTAAAAAGGCCCCTGGACATAACCGAGAAGGTTCTTTCCGGCGAAAGACTGACCAAGGACGAAGCTCTGACCATCCTCAAGGCCGAAAATGCTGAGCTGAGCTACTTTTTTGCCGGCGCGCAACGCATCAGAGAGAAGTTTCATGCGGCCAAAGTCTCCCTGTGTGCCATTATTAACGCCAAGTCAGGCATTTGCCCGGAAAACTGTGCTTTTTGTGCTCAATCGTCCCACTACCAGACCGATGCGCCGGTTTTTCCTCTTAAAACCGTAGAGGAAATTTTTTCAGGAGCCCGATCTGCCCAACAAGCGGGTGCCCATTGCTACGGCATTGTGACCAGCGGCACCTCCATAAGTACCGAGGATGAACTCAATACGGTTTTGCAAGCGATTCGCCAAATCCGTCGAGAGCTGTCGGTAGAACCATCGGCCTCCCTGGGCCTGCTTGACGATGCCTCCGCGCAGGCGCTAGCTGCAGCCGGCTGTGTGACTTACCACCACAACCTGGAGACCGCCCCCTCCTTTTTCCCAAACATCTGCTCGACGCATCCCTACGAACTGGACTTGAATACGGTTCGCCTGGCCAAGGCCGCCGGGATGCGCGTGTGCAGCGGTGGCATCCTGGGCTTGGGCGAATCTCTGGAGCAGCGCATCGAGCTCGCTGAAACCCTCCGGGATTTGGAGGTGGATTCTGTTCCTCTCAACTTCCTTACCCCGGTCGAGGGAACACCGCTGGAGAACTGCCCGCCGATCTCTCCCATGGACTGCCTGCGAGCCATTGCCATGTTTCGCTTTATTTTGCCGGATCGAAGTATTAGAGTGTGCGGTGGTCGTGAACAGAACCTGCGCGACCTGCAATCGATGATTTTCATGGCCGGAGCAAACGGTATGATGGTCGGCAACTATCTTACCGTGCATGGCCGGAATCTGGAGGAAGACAGGCAGATGATTATTGACGCAGAGGTGGCAGTCCATGAACTCTGA
- a CDS encoding carboxy terminal-processing peptidase, which yields MFNLKYLKRLTWKTGLVVLLFLLLTSFSGALNVPQVTDSEEAGRAKLLSYILRHQLIMAHFSHKQMDDELSSAAYDLYLKQLDFQKRFLLKKDVAKLEAFRTSIDDEMNLGKITLPAVASSILRERVEQVSKMVEGILSQDLDYDKPENLETDPEKLDYCSTLDELHQRWRKNLKYQVIVRYLNLREDREKATADQSQAELSEDALFQEAREKVLKSQKDFLERMQQETLRDHFDRYFNTVARAFDPHTNYMPPTEKEDFDISMRGSLEGIGALLREEDGYIKVVSIIPGSAAAKQGQLQAEDVILKVGEGSGEPVDVTDTRIRDAVALIRGKKGSEVRLTVKKSDGSQMIIPIVRDVVQIEESFVKSAVLSGPQKSLSYGYIKIPSFYRDFAATQNGKKGRNSTDDVLAELETFKKEGIDGLILDLRNNGGGSLMDAVSITGLFIETGPVVLIKSSDGRMETLEDRDPFIGYKGPLIVLVNRFSASASEIVAGALQDYGRAIVVGGEHTHGKGTVQAMIDLNQRVPFLNMGKYLPLGALKVTTQKFYRITGESTQYRGIVPDIVLPDNLEHLKTGEQYLDHSLPWDTVAETAFRPWSEPLGALNDLRLASEKRIGRDEDFAKIIEQNEAALARRDKTLQAIDLKSVHKEWQESKARLEAEGGAPHSLADKKDDQKAEELSKEEKHQQWIDDLKEDPYTREAIAILADIRKGGRQVQASRK from the coding sequence ATGTTCAACCTTAAATATCTGAAGCGACTGACCTGGAAAACCGGTCTGGTCGTGCTGTTGTTTTTGCTTTTGACCAGTTTTTCTGGCGCTCTGAATGTTCCTCAGGTCACCGACTCTGAAGAGGCGGGCAGGGCAAAACTGCTCAGCTATATTTTGCGGCACCAGCTTATCATGGCCCATTTCAGCCACAAGCAGATGGACGACGAACTGTCCAGCGCGGCATACGATCTCTACCTGAAGCAGCTCGATTTTCAGAAGCGTTTTCTGCTGAAGAAGGATGTCGCGAAGTTGGAGGCTTTTCGAACTTCTATCGATGACGAAATGAACCTCGGCAAGATCACCTTGCCTGCTGTGGCTTCATCTATCCTGCGAGAACGGGTGGAACAGGTTTCCAAAATGGTCGAGGGCATCCTGTCCCAGGACCTTGACTATGACAAACCGGAGAACCTTGAAACCGATCCGGAAAAGCTGGACTACTGCTCCACTCTGGACGAACTTCACCAGCGGTGGCGCAAAAACCTTAAATATCAAGTGATCGTTCGGTATCTCAATCTCCGTGAGGATCGAGAGAAGGCAACGGCGGACCAAAGTCAGGCTGAACTTTCTGAGGATGCCCTCTTTCAGGAGGCCCGCGAAAAAGTCCTTAAAAGTCAGAAAGACTTTCTGGAACGCATGCAGCAGGAAACCCTGCGGGATCATTTTGACCGCTATTTCAACACGGTGGCCCGGGCGTTCGACCCCCATACCAATTATATGCCGCCTACCGAGAAGGAAGATTTCGATATCAGCATGCGCGGTTCGCTGGAGGGCATCGGGGCCCTGCTCAGGGAAGAAGACGGCTATATCAAGGTTGTCAGCATCATACCCGGCAGCGCCGCCGCCAAACAGGGCCAGTTGCAAGCGGAAGATGTCATTCTGAAAGTAGGGGAGGGTTCCGGTGAGCCCGTCGATGTGACCGACACGCGCATTCGGGATGCCGTGGCGCTGATTCGCGGCAAAAAGGGGTCTGAAGTGCGCCTCACCGTCAAAAAGAGCGACGGTTCGCAGATGATTATCCCCATTGTGCGCGATGTGGTCCAGATTGAGGAATCCTTCGTCAAGTCGGCAGTACTTTCCGGGCCGCAAAAGAGCCTCTCTTACGGCTACATCAAAATTCCTTCTTTTTACCGGGACTTTGCCGCCACGCAGAACGGCAAAAAAGGTCGCAACTCTACCGATGACGTGCTGGCCGAACTGGAAACCTTCAAAAAAGAGGGTATAGACGGGCTGATTCTCGATCTGCGCAATAACGGCGGCGGTTCGCTGATGGATGCCGTTTCCATTACCGGCCTCTTTATCGAAACCGGTCCTGTCGTCCTGATCAAGAGCAGTGACGGTCGCATGGAAACCCTCGAGGACCGCGATCCTTTTATCGGCTACAAAGGTCCCCTGATCGTGCTGGTCAATCGCTTCAGTGCGTCAGCTTCCGAAATCGTTGCCGGCGCTTTGCAGGATTACGGCCGCGCTATCGTTGTCGGCGGGGAGCATACTCATGGCAAAGGAACGGTGCAAGCCATGATCGACCTGAACCAGCGGGTTCCCTTCCTTAATATGGGTAAATACCTGCCCCTGGGCGCCTTAAAGGTCACCACCCAGAAGTTCTACCGCATCACGGGGGAATCCACCCAATATCGTGGTATCGTTCCCGACATTGTCCTGCCCGACAATCTCGAACATCTGAAAACGGGGGAGCAATACCTGGATCACTCCCTTCCCTGGGATACGGTAGCGGAAACGGCTTTTCGCCCCTGGAGCGAGCCTCTAGGCGCCCTCAATGACCTGCGCCTGGCCAGTGAAAAGCGCATCGGTCGGGACGAGGACTTTGCCAAGATCATCGAGCAGAATGAAGCCGCCTTGGCGCGACGGGACAAGACGCTGCAGGCAATTGACCTGAAATCCGTTCACAAAGAGTGGCAGGAGAGCAAAGCCCGCCTTGAAGCCGAGGGGGGAGCGCCCCACAGTTTGGCTGATAAAAAAGACGACCAAAAGGCGGAAGAGTTGAGTAAAGAGGAAAAACACCAGCAGTGGATTGATGACCTCAAGGAAGATCCCTACACCCGCGAGGCCATAGCAATTCTCGCGGACATACGCAAAGGAGGCCGTCAGGTACAGGCGTCCAGAAAATAA
- a CDS encoding helix-turn-helix domain-containing protein produces MVKKLIGKKLKDTRLKNDMTIQDLADRSRVSSNMISRIERGLTIPSVEILMKLANAFGMSISYFVEEAEKGSTLVFTPKGSGEPIFFFEDKHQITSLTQGIRDPSFTVFYDTIEAGCSSGEGGMVHTGEEFAQVIEGSLEFVIDGDRYVLKEGDSLVFKASLPHRWRNLHQGTTLVLWVVSPAPQVE; encoded by the coding sequence ATGGTCAAAAAACTCATCGGAAAAAAGCTCAAAGATACCCGATTGAAAAATGATATGACGATTCAGGACCTGGCTGACAGGTCACGGGTTTCGTCCAACATGATCTCGAGGATTGAGAGAGGTCTCACCATACCCTCCGTCGAGATTCTTATGAAACTCGCCAATGCTTTTGGGATGAGTATCAGCTATTTTGTCGAGGAAGCGGAAAAAGGATCGACCCTGGTCTTTACTCCCAAGGGAAGCGGAGAGCCGATTTTCTTTTTTGAAGACAAACACCAGATTACCAGTCTTACGCAAGGTATCCGTGATCCAAGTTTTACTGTTTTTTATGACACAATTGAAGCGGGATGCAGCAGTGGTGAAGGTGGGATGGTTCATACCGGAGAAGAATTCGCCCAAGTCATTGAAGGATCGCTTGAATTTGTTATCGACGGGGACCGCTACGTGCTGAAGGAAGGAGATTCCCTGGTATTCAAGGCCTCTCTGCCCCATCGATGGCGCAATCTCCACCAAGGGACTACCCTGGTCCTGTGGGTGGTTTCACCTGCACCACAGGTCGAGTAG
- a CDS encoding HU family DNA-binding protein has protein sequence MNKSELVEALAGEKNLTYKKSEEIVNIIFDSMAQELADGGRIEIRGFGSFVVKDYKAYTGRNPKTGEIIQVKPKRLPFFKVGKELRERVDK, from the coding sequence ATGAACAAGTCGGAATTGGTGGAAGCACTGGCCGGTGAAAAAAATCTCACCTATAAAAAATCAGAAGAGATTGTCAATATCATCTTCGACTCTATGGCGCAGGAATTGGCCGATGGAGGGAGAATCGAGATTCGCGGGTTTGGTAGCTTCGTTGTCAAAGACTACAAGGCCTATACCGGGCGCAATCCTAAGACGGGGGAGATCATTCAGGTCAAACCCAAGCGACTCCCCTTTTTCAAGGTGGGCAAGGAGTTGCGCGAACGCGTTGACAAATAG
- a CDS encoding Na/Pi cotransporter family protein has translation MLDILLNQTLIFGLFGGLGLFLFGMKIMSEGLQKVAGDKMRKILSALTANRFISTLVGLSVTAIIQSSSATTVMVVGFVNAGLMSLYQAIGVVLGANIGTTITAQLIAFKITAYALPAIGAGTALKLFSRNRKWVYAGEILLGFGILFFGLATMKEAFEPVKTSVEFRDMFLLVGDHYLLGVFIGAVLTIIVQSSTATLGITLALATSGIISFEASVVLILGENIGTTITANLAAIGTNLAARRTALAHFLFNLIGVAYMVAFLPIFMNLVDMITPGAADFVIETQNQAASFGGSVGDKPFIARHIANTHTLFNIINTLIFLPMIGILAKLSTLLIRGKDVEMEYHLKYIDSRVLNTPPIALGQARAETRRMAQMTLEMLEGTIEFLADNNDKSIPALEKKEEAVDLLQREITDFLVALSQQSISQDSSKDIASLMHMVNDLERVGDHCENLWRLGLRRKGEKVTFSEIANAEIQEIGEKSKDFLSFTVQALERQDKTIQEKASFMEEEIDQLEETFRNNHIARLNTSECAVDPGLIFVDMLHNFEKIGDHTFNVTRAIIGQK, from the coding sequence ATGCTGGATATTCTGCTTAATCAGACGCTGATTTTTGGTCTGTTTGGGGGGCTGGGTCTCTTTCTCTTCGGCATGAAAATCATGTCCGAGGGGTTGCAGAAGGTGGCCGGCGACAAAATGCGGAAAATTCTTTCCGCCCTGACCGCGAACCGTTTTATCAGCACCCTGGTGGGGCTTTCCGTTACGGCTATCATCCAATCCTCCAGTGCCACTACCGTCATGGTGGTGGGATTTGTCAACGCTGGTCTGATGTCTCTTTATCAGGCCATCGGCGTTGTTCTCGGTGCCAATATCGGCACCACCATCACCGCTCAGTTGATCGCTTTCAAAATTACTGCCTATGCCCTGCCGGCCATTGGTGCCGGAACGGCTCTTAAGCTTTTTTCGCGAAACAGGAAGTGGGTTTATGCCGGCGAGATTCTCCTTGGCTTCGGCATCCTCTTTTTCGGTCTGGCCACCATGAAAGAAGCTTTTGAGCCCGTCAAGACCAGCGTCGAATTCCGCGACATGTTCCTTTTGGTAGGGGATCACTATCTGCTGGGTGTGTTTATCGGGGCGGTGCTGACGATCATTGTTCAAAGCAGCACGGCCACTTTGGGGATCACCCTCGCTCTCGCGACGAGCGGCATCATCTCTTTTGAGGCCAGTGTAGTGTTGATTCTGGGCGAAAACATCGGCACCACCATCACCGCCAATCTGGCTGCTATCGGCACCAATCTCGCTGCCCGACGTACCGCTCTGGCCCACTTTTTATTCAACCTGATCGGCGTTGCCTACATGGTGGCGTTTTTGCCGATTTTTATGAACCTGGTGGACATGATTACCCCGGGTGCTGCCGACTTTGTGATCGAAACGCAAAATCAGGCCGCCAGTTTCGGTGGTTCGGTGGGTGATAAACCCTTCATTGCCAGGCATATTGCCAACACCCATACCTTGTTCAATATCATCAATACCCTGATTTTTCTTCCCATGATCGGTATCCTGGCTAAACTGTCAACTTTGCTGATTAGAGGGAAGGACGTCGAGATGGAATATCATCTCAAATACATAGATAGTCGGGTTCTGAATACGCCGCCCATCGCGCTCGGTCAAGCCCGGGCCGAAACCAGGCGCATGGCCCAGATGACTCTGGAAATGCTGGAAGGGACCATTGAGTTTTTAGCCGACAATAACGACAAGAGCATCCCGGCCCTTGAAAAAAAGGAAGAGGCCGTCGATCTGCTGCAACGGGAAATCACAGATTTTCTGGTCGCCCTGTCACAACAGTCGATCTCTCAGGACAGCTCTAAAGACATTGCCTCGCTGATGCATATGGTCAATGATCTGGAAAGGGTGGGAGACCATTGTGAAAATCTGTGGCGACTGGGTTTGCGACGGAAAGGGGAGAAGGTGACCTTTTCTGAGATTGCCAACGCCGAAATTCAGGAGATCGGTGAAAAGAGCAAAGATTTTCTTTCCTTTACCGTGCAGGCGCTGGAGCGTCAGGATAAAACCATCCAAGAGAAAGCTTCTTTTATGGAAGAAGAAATCGACCAGCTCGAAGAAACTTTCCGGAACAACCACATTGCGCGCCTCAATACGAGCGAATGTGCCGTAGATCCTGGCCTTATCTTTGTCGACATGCTTCATAACTTTGAAAAAATCGGTGACCACACATTCAATGTTACCAGAGCCATCATTGGCCAGAAGTGA
- the bioD gene encoding dethiobiotin synthase: MNSEAGVFVTGTDTGVGKTMVTAALALYLRGRGVNVGVMKPVETGVADTTRLGEDGELLQWAAASTDEPDLITPYRFKAPLAPSVAAKKEDRAIDVSVILAAAENLRQRYDFLLIEGAGGLMVPLAGGLLLADLARQLGYSLVVVARPDLGTVNHTLLTTFAAQGMSIPCAGFMINNMPEAPDEACASAPKTLVTLASADLLGVLSHHRGSRRDVVSALADEIAGLNTLPWMLMNFGLRHLIANKG; encoded by the coding sequence ATGAACTCTGAGGCGGGTGTTTTTGTAACAGGTACCGATACGGGTGTAGGCAAAACGATGGTTACGGCGGCCCTTGCCCTTTATCTGCGGGGTCGTGGGGTCAATGTCGGTGTCATGAAGCCCGTGGAAACCGGCGTGGCCGACACCACCCGCCTGGGTGAAGATGGCGAACTCCTGCAATGGGCGGCGGCCTCCACCGATGAACCCGACCTGATCACCCCTTATCGTTTCAAAGCCCCGCTGGCTCCTTCGGTGGCGGCAAAAAAGGAAGATCGCGCCATCGACGTTTCCGTCATCCTGGCTGCGGCCGAAAACCTCCGGCAACGGTATGACTTCCTTCTGATCGAAGGGGCCGGGGGCCTCATGGTTCCCTTGGCCGGTGGTCTTCTGCTGGCTGATCTCGCCAGACAATTGGGCTATTCTCTCGTCGTTGTAGCCCGTCCCGACCTGGGAACGGTCAACCACACCCTGCTGACGACTTTTGCCGCACAGGGGATGTCCATTCCCTGTGCCGGCTTCATGATCAACAACATGCCGGAAGCCCCCGACGAGGCCTGCGCCTCCGCTCCCAAGACACTGGTAACCCTGGCTTCCGCCGATCTGCTGGGGGTTCTTTCGCACCATCGCGGCAGCCGGCGCGACGTTGTGTCGGCCCTGGCCGACGAAATTGCCGGGCTGAACACCCTCCCCTGGATGCTGATGAATTTCGGCCTTCGCCACCTGATTGCAAACAAGGGATAG